Genomic window (Zingiber officinale cultivar Zhangliang chromosome 2B, Zo_v1.1, whole genome shotgun sequence):
ATTATGAgtatttttttgatttattttaatgatcAAATCATCCCAGATTCAATATTACTTAGatcatcaatttttttatttaaaacttcGACGTTAATATTTAAAGTAtttatttgtaataatttttaagatcaattcgtaaaaaaaaactttatcagATGTCTAACATCTTctatacattttttttaattacagtaaaaaataaaaaataataataataaagctcTCATTTTAACGGTCATATTTAAAACTCCAGGTTGATTTTATGGTGATAAAAAAATGAATACGCTGGCTCCTAATGTTACCGTCAATTCATCTCAGAATCAACACAGAAGAAGTAAATCACAGACGACTACTAATCTTTGAAAtgatgactaacacataaggggaggtatttacctcaactttgtcgagatttgaaccccagacctcatgatgataatattttataCGCTAACCACTAGACCGTCCCTGGAAAACATCAAATTGACTTTTATGCCATTACATTTGATCAATCACGGATTGGTATCACGTCGTGAACagctaataaatattattttaattaaatattagtttgatAACATAATTTTGCATCAAactgaaatatatttttttgcaATGTAAAGAATAATCTAAACAATtccttgatttatttatttagaagACAGTATTCCTTACATCGTATCTTTCttagagaaaagaagaagatcaacTCTAGATTTTAAGTTTAACAATCTCGGAGGAATCATACAAGCTATGAGTATAATCAAGGATCGAGGTAACTGACAAAGACAGCGACAGTTCTGTACTTCAAGGGGCAATAATCTGGTTTACATCTAGTAGCTCGACGTGAACATCGACTGACTGCTAGCGACAGAGTTACCGTTCTTAATACGAAGGTTCTCTAGTTCCAAGCTGCTCTTCAGCTGTGCAACCACATTCCCCATGGTCGGCCTTGCTTGGGGTGCTCTTGCCAGGCATCCTAGTGCGGTATCGATGCACTTCCAGACAGAATTCACATCGTACTCATTGTGCAGTCTTGGATCAACAACGTCCTCTACGTTTCCTCGGGTGAGCCTTTGGCGGACCCATACTGAGATGTGTGCCTTATCTGCGCTGGTTACGATTGGAGCTTGCCCGGTCACCAGCTCCAAAATGACCACCCCAAAGCTATAAACATCACTTTTGCTACTGAGCTGGCTGGTAACGTGGTACCTGAGTGAGTTAATAAGAATTACGACTTCATACGCGAAATGAAACGAGAGGTACTGAGCAAATTAAAAAATTGTGTTAGGAAAAGCATCTGTTTCTCAGGAGAACAAGAGAAGCGAGAAGGCAAGTACTCTGGATCCAAGTATCCTGCTGTTCCCATCACTATGGTCAATATATGAGTGTCTGCCTCGCTTAAAGTCTTTGATATTCCAAAATCTGATATCTTTGCCTCGAACCTTTCGCTCAGGAGTATATTTGCTGTCTTGACATCTCTGTGAATGATAGGTGGTTTGCAGGCCGTGTGCAGATACTCCAGTCCTAAACATCACCAGAAGTTAGAACCTATGAAAAATGATGGCCATAGATTGACCGGAGCAACGAACTTGGAAAGCACACAGATACGTTGTGCTAGAACCAAACCTTGTGCAGATTCAACTGCAATCTGGAGACGCTGCTGCCAACTTAAAGATGTCATGTTCTGTGTTCTTCCTGCGGTTTGAGTATGAGAGCAACTTATCGATACTTGTTCTATATTTGAGAAATATCAGACCAGTGCATAAAGAGCCTTTTAGATAATTGACTATCATTGTCATTCTTCATATAACAGATAATTCCAGTATGATCTGGCCCGTATCCAAAAAAAAATagatcaaaaatatttgaaaacaaTTACTACTGGGGATGGTAATCTGATTGAAATATGGTGAAAATGGCCATGAGAATTGGAAACTCGGAGAGACAATATTAAGATGATTATGAATGTTTTGGGAGGGAATTGAAATACTAGAGAATAAATTTAGATGATGATTAAAGTTTAACCTTCATCAATAACTAACTAACTAACTCAGTTGTTATATTTGTTGTAAATTAACTTCATATTATGGACACACCTAAATCCTTCTTAAGTAAAAAAAGCACCTGAACTTTGAATGTGAACTACAGGAAGTaaaattcattaaatattaatccaGCATAATTAATCACATTATCACAACAGTTCTATGTAGATGAAGATTCATGAATTTTAGTAGTAGTGACCGACTTTGAATGTGATCTACAGGAAGTAAAATTCATTAAATACTAATCCAGCATAATTAATCACATTATCACAACAGTTCCATGTAGATGACGATTCATGAATTTTAGTAGTAGTGACTGACTGGTAAGTGCCCTAGAGTCTGATTGAGATGTGCTAGCATGAACATATTCATAGAATACAAGTTAGTTAAAGTTTCAAACCTTTCAAATGATCTCGTACAGTTCCTTGGGCCATATACTCATATACGAGTCCCATATAGTTTCCATCCTTGCAGTAGCCAACCATAGAAACTAAATTTCTGTGATGAACCCTCAACAGAAACTGGGCCTATTAAAACaataggaaaaagaagaaaacaggtCACGACATCCCTCAAATAAAAATGTTTACACAGAACAAACGCAAATGAGGGAGGGACGGAATATAAAATGATATAGTCTCTACCATCCGAAAGTTCAGAAGTTGAGAATACAAGAGCATTTCAAGGTTTGGGTAGATTTACTGATGTCGAGTTTTAAAATATATGATATCTAGCTAATATGAAAAAAGGATTAAATTCTATTACCTCAGAAAGAAATTCCATAGGTCCTTGAGGTGCTGCTTCAGATCTCATCTTCACTGCCACTTCAAGACCATCTTTTAAGCACCCATAGTAGACAGTCCCAAATCCTCCTTCACCAAGGACTCTGTTGAAATTATTTGTTATATCCTTCAACTCCAAGTACGTGAATTGGCGATTCTCAAATTGCAGTGGGCTGCTTTGGACCTCTTGGTGCTTCTGTATTTCGTTGAAGATAGGTCGTTTTTGTTGGTTTACAGGATTACCAATCCCATATCCTTTCAAGTACAGTATCATCAAATCAAAGAAGATGAATTAGAGAGCTATTTGATTTATAAGTGCATCTGAGACTAAGGCTGGAAATGGCATAGCAtttgcatttcaaaaatgaattagAAAATGCACTGTGGTAAAATGCATTGTCTAAAAGTAGTTTAATGTTTGATGATCTAAATCTACATTTGGTAAAGCTATACTCAAAaagcttctttttttttccttataagtaaaataatgataatataataaataataagaataatatgtactattgttttttttcaaaataataataataataatatctttACATCTCAACTTCTCAGCTTTTTACTCATATGGAATATAAAATTAACTTTTATGTATAGCTATTATCTTAAAATATAAATATCTTGgtgattaaattattatttttttataaaaatattatagtatgattttatatttataataaaacattaaaaatactATTTCTTGGACTTATAAATCATAATGTTTTTAGTACAATTACTTATTAGCACATAATTATTAATGCAATATTTTAATACTTCATAATCCATattgaatatttttaatttactaaaataatatttatttaattaatgcaATATTACttcaattatttatttttatacattATTACCCAACAAACAATATAATTaactaataatattttaaatattttatgtttatcaTGTAAGTAAAAATAATAACCTTTTAGTTTCTTAACaaaaagttaatttaaacattgattttttaaataatatatattatgttACAACATAccgtaaaattaaaatttttattattttcataatattaatatttgttAAATATTGTATTATTTATCTAATTATATTAGTTTTGGAAGTATATAAAAACTACTCGAGAAAATTAGCTTTATAAAGCACTCCCCACTTGGGTTGCAAAAATTGACTTTGGGAAGGTGGTGTTTAAGTAATATCACTTTTCACATTAGTTTATCAAACAACTTTTAAAAATTGCAACAGTTTCACTTCAGAAATGCTTACCCTTTTTCTTTCTGTATCTCCAGACAAGGAATACCACCAAAACTAACATCAGGAGAGGAAGCACACAAAGAGTTACAATTACAGGTGTTGATATCTTCCTCTTTGTTGATGATGCTATTAGCTGACATGAACTTCCATCAGAACAAAGATAAGGATTTCCTTCAAATCTACATTGATTAACATCCAAATCAGTGAACTAAGCCAATTCATTTAAGTAAAATAATGGTAAAATttaagctaaatttgaaaaaaaaaaaaaaaaaggagttgGTAACAATCAAATCAATGCTGAATTCACTTTCCTAGAAGATTTATGCCGTTATGGCTTTGTAGATTTCATAGAATAAGCATATCATTGCGAATTTGTCTATTATTCGTCAAAAAGTAGAAATGCTTAAGATAGGTGTAGCTCAAATTTCCAAAAGACCTAAATTGCATTCTTCTTATTGTTCATCCTTCCTCTGTTCGCTGCAGGAAGGGAAAATTAAAGTTCTAACCTTTATTATTCTGATAATAAAAAATGAAAGATATGATGATCTGTAAATCAACAAACCTCAATGTGAGCAATTCATTTTGTGCTTCTGCAAGAAGTTCAGAAGGAATGGATCCAGTTAAATTGTTATTAGTCAAATCTCTGCAAAAAAGCCATAAGATGACAACAAAGATTAGTATGAGCACATTTAATgattaaaacaaaattataaggAGAATGCTTACAGGAGTTTGAGCGAAGATAAACGCCCTAGAAAACCAGGTATTGTCCCTGTTATGTTGTTGTTTGACAAGTCCCTGAAAAATGTTACTAAAAATTCATCATCACTATGTACAGGAAAATGATTGCCTGAGCGGGATATAGCTTATATCCCTTAGCCTGTAGGGATGAAATGCAAATGAAATAATATCCAAATGACTAATATTATAGGTAGAAAGTATCTGTGAACAGGAAATAAGTTAATTTCTACAAGAATATGAGTTTTTGTTCTAGCTGCCCTGATGTGCCTGATACTTCTAATGACATAATCATATCCTGCCTTTTGTTTTGTAACCATGAACACTACATAAGTTTGCAATTCATGATAGCAAATTTTCACCACACTTTTATTCATGTGTAACAAACTGTGGTCTCATACATGTTTGTCACTTGAAAGTGCAGCAAACATGTGATGTTTTAGTGATAAAAATGGTATCTGGATAAGAAAAAAGAGATTGATGGCTTTACTAGATGTTTGACAAAAAATTGAGAGAAGAGAACGGAATCAGAAGCACTTACAAGTACTGGATTTCTCCAAACCTAGCAAATGCAGTATTTATTGTACCAGTTAATCCACTTGAGGACACATTTCTGCAGAATATGTAATGAAGCTAGAATGTTATATCCTTGCCTATTGAAATTGATGAAAACACTAATATgctagtttattttaatttaattcagttaaagaaaatatacatgcttgtgaTCCTTGGAGGATCAGATAAGCTAAAAGTACAATTTATTCCATCCCAAGCAAACCCTCTTGGAGAACAAGGATCTCCTCTCCAATTTCTTTTGATCTGATACAACTCTTTTATTGTAAGTATGGCATCAACTGGAGAAAACAAATATAAAGCAGAATTATTTTGTCAGTGTCTTAGAAACAGCAAAAAAAGGGAATAAAAGAAACTTaagatggatgcaacaaaaaAATAACAGCGAGTCCCAAATATTTGGGCTGTATTAGCCGTGCTGTCAAATAAAGGGTACAAAAGAAACTTATCTAGCATACAACATAAACAACGAACAGTGAGTCGCAAATGGTGTATCAGCAATGTCCATGCACAAGTAACTGTAAACAATTACAACATAATGACTAAAAATATAACATCTCAAATGTGAAACCAGAGTACGCAACTTAGCTTACGAAATACCCTTGCATTATAAACTCAAAACATAAACGGATATTAACAGTGTGGTTTATCTCATTCTCACAACACTAAGTTGGCTTCTTAACTCAATTAATCTTACATTCATAATTCCTTCAAAACAAAATATAGCTTGGGCATAAATGTACCACAAGATTACTTTAGAAGGAACAAAGACTACCAATTAGCTATGTCATTAGATTAAAATGATAGTAGAAGCATCACAACTACTTTAAGCTAAAGAGTAAGTTAAACTAGCATAATATCCCGAATGTGAAGCAATGTTAGCAATTAAACAACCTCATGTGTTTCATAAGCGTTATTTCAAACATCCTGAGGGCACGACAACTCCTGTCATGAATATATCACAGTCGAAGAACATAACTTTATCCCCTAAGGGGAAAGAAAATAAAGTGAAAAGCTTACCATCTTCACTATTCGTTGCCACATTTGAGTCGCCCATCCTGGTCAAGATCTCCATTGCATTGAGGATAGGCGGCAGGGTGGAATTGCTCAGCGCCTGAAGAGTCATGTTGTACTGCTGATATCCGACGATGGGATTGAGGCCGTAGACGTAGTTCTTTAAGAGAAGAGGCGTGTCGAAAGGTTGGTTGTACCAGAGAAAATCGTTGAGGTAAATGTAGAATTGCCTCGACATGTTGCCGGTGAGGGTCAGGAACTCGGAGAAATACAAGACGGCCAAGACCTCGCTGAGATCGCCCGGATCCAACTTCCACGAGTAATAGAGATTGCTGGAGTTCGCGGGGGTCACCGCCGTCTGCATCACCACAGACGGCGCCTCGAAAAAGTCAATAGCGAGGTTGTTAACGGTGCTGTTGGTGGATATCTCGGTCCAGAGGGGGATGTTGATGTAGGAATCCCATAAGCGGTCGTATTTATCGTCGGGATACCtgacggcgacggcgacggcgacgagGCGAAATCCATCGGAGCAAAAAAACTTTCAATCCGGTAATTTCGGCGTCGGTTAAAaaaaggataaataaataaaatcttatttttaaaaaataaattaaaattgtttaaagcattttgattttaataaaaatttaaaatatatttttaaaagaatattttaaatttcaattttcgGTTAATTTACCTGATGATCCCACTGGTGGGTCCCATGTTAAGCCTCTCGAAGACCACCATGGTGCGGGTGGCGTTCACCTCCGGGTAAATGCCGTCGCTCAACGGCCTCACGTCCATCGCCGACACGAACGGCGTCCCCTTCCCCGTGTTCACCAGGCACACCGAGAACGCATCGTCCAGCGCCACCGCCAGCGCCTCCGTCCAGAAGGTCGTCGCTGGGTCCGTCAAGTTGATCGTCTTCCACAGATTCACCCCCAGGTAGAGATCGAACGAGATCGACCGACTGTTCCGCCCGTCGTAGTTCCCGTACATGAACATCGCCCTCAGCAGGTACTTCGACCCTATCGTGATCCCGGTGATGTCGTAGCAGTTGCGGCTGCTGTTCGGGAAGCTTCGCACGTTGAGGAAACTTCTAGCTTGCTGCTCGGTGACGTGTTCCCTCGAGATGTTCGCGTTTACGCCGGTGTCGATGTAGGAGCCGTCGGAGACGTAGGTGAGATTGGTGATTGGATCGCTGTAAGTAGATCCCTCTTCGATCCCGCAGTCGATGCTTATAAACCCTAAAATTAAAAATGGGGggattttcttttcttcttcgaaGTTTGCATTTTTTAGAGTGGATGCGGTTGGGATACACACCTTGAGTGTCTGGTAACTGGCAGTGAACTTGAACGACGGCAATGGCAGCGAAACCGACGAGGAGACAGCACCAAGCGACAGTCATCTTCTCCAAGATCGGCCGCTTCGCCGCGGAAATTGTCGCCCTCTCCTTTTTCAAGGTGATGATGCTCAACTTGCTTACTTTAGTAGAAATTCTGTGAATGTTAGCTTTGAGAGGTAGACTAGAAGATAGTCATTTCTTCATGCACGCAACAATTTGGAGTCGTTGACCTTGACTTGCTAACGCGCTTGTAGAACAAACAAAACTTCATTTTTGTCAACCATGGACAAGAATCTTTTGAGCAGTTGTGATCATTCACAAAGGATTTTGCAGCTGCTTGGTCACTGGGATTGAACTAAATGAATTCTTTTGTGCCGTAGCCGAAATCTTTGAATTGATCACAAGTTGCAGCAAGAAAAATCCAATAGGACAAGGGTACGGACATAGGAAATGTATCTTGTTATTTCGGCCATAGATTGACTAATTGCATGGTCACAATTAGGCTTGGAATCCTGCACATGGCTGTCGCTGTTGAGTTGAATTATAATGAACCATCCTGGTTGTTAGCCATTAGCAATACGCAATAAGATCTAATAAGATTTGCCAGTTTCTGTTCAAGATTGTGAAGCTGAGAAGATAATTCACGTTGGTTATTTGCTATGCATTCATCAATTGAAGTTTCTGTGTTCCGTTTCCTTGATGTAGCCAAATATTAGAGATTGATATGCATAAGATATATTAACCTAATACTTCTTTAGGAAAAGATTGTACTGACTTTAATTGTAATCAATTAGGAGAATAAACAAGAATTGCTGATTTATGGACACTTAGCTTTTCTCTTTATATAGTTTATCTGCCAGTTCAAATTGATCTTTTTCTGTACTTCATGAGATTGTTGTTGTATGTAGCATAAATAATCAAGTTTGATAACATCACaaaatctctattattatggacCTTAAAAAGGCACATGTGGACTTGGCAAAGCAAAATTTAGGGTCAACTTCTTGCGTATTTAAAAATCGAAAATACGAGCTGGAGGATTCACACATCCATTGACtggtattttttaattttttttatatttgcttgGTAAAGTGAATCAAAAGAAAATTTTGCTACAGAAACAGAGTTAATTTGGTATCCTTTACAAGAAGCGTTTATGTGTAGGCTAAGTGTTGCAATCTAATGTTGGTTTTGCTAATTCTGATCACTTGTCTGATTGCATGGGAGTGGATGTAAATTGCTGCGAGCATCAGGATCATGTTAAAGAACCATTGCAATTCTAAGCTTTCACTCCGTGGGAGATAGAGAAAGCGAAGCTCAGCCGCGTAATCGCCTTGCTGATTTCcttcagaagaaaaaaaaaactcaaatgcTCGGGTATTCAAGCCATCTTCCCCAAACGGGCATTTATTTTCATGATCTTCAAGAGCTCTTGATTGCTGTGTTGACTGAACACTCTTTATTGCCGACCATACTTTGAACTGCATTTTCTATAGTTGACTTCTAGATcagtttttttgaaaattttaataaaatcttgaCGAGCTGTTGGAGTGCTGAAGTCAATGATTTCCCATTTTGACTAAGAGATTGTGTTGTAATTTGAACATATTAAAATCAGCATCATAAAGGATGCATGACCAATACAATGTGGCATTGTCAGTTCAATAGGCCAccaaaataaatgaataaatggGGAAGTTCAAATGAATCGTAACAGACGTCCGGCCACaagttttttaaatattgataggaagagagagagagagagaggtggcCAACTTTAAGGTGATGTTAAATATTGATAggaagaatttaaaataaaaggatGGTTTATTCACGCATCGTAAAAACTATCAGCAAGTTGCAATTTTCTTGAGAAGAAGTCAGAATGGCTGAATCATGGAAGTCTCCTGAATTAAAATAAGGCTAGTGCAAAGATATATGGATTTTACAAGTGAGTGAGACCTTCCCCTCATGTAGCATTTATATAATTAAGAAACTCAAGATAGTCAGGGCATAAATCTCCAGTCCCTGTGTAACTCATCCCACCTGCCACATGCTCATtcaggatgctgtgatttacctcccttgtgATGACCTTGGGTCGGGTGCGACGGAGATGCTGGaggcgagcgatttcgccttttgccacatttaTATAATTAAGAAACATTGACTCAATGCAATGGAAAAATACAGGAGAAACAAGCGAGGAAATCACCTTTGAACCATTCATTTCAAGTATTACAATTGTCTTGGCAAGGCTACGTAGATTTCTACAGATGATTTGCCAAAGGGAACGTAGAGTTCAATTCTAGCATCTTTGATAGCATACGTTACAGCTGATAAAAACTCCTAATATCTTGATGAACAAATTGATCCAAACACTACATAAAATGCATCTTTTGCAAATTGAACATATCGAGTTTCCTCACAGGGCCTACTTTTGATGCACTGGGACTATATCAATGAAGTTTTAACAGCACTATCTGGGCTTTTGGAGTGAGAGGATCTTAGTCGCAATCTTAACAATAGCCTCCATCCGCATAGCCACCAAATGGGTTAGCTGCTCCTCTTGTGCTGACTGATCATTAGTGTCGCCATTCATATTATTGAGTTCTCCACTATTTGGTGACCAGGTTACCACAAAGGAGAAGGCAGGGTCATACTGATTTGGCACTTGGATAAGCTCTTTTCTACCACCTGTAGACTCTTTATCGACCATGATGCCTTTCACATGATCTGAAAAACAGGCTCTAAAGTTTTCCATGCACTTGCTCCCTGAATCAAGGCTCAAGTATATGAGGACCTCCCAGCATGCAAGGAACATTTTCTTGTTGATCTTTAACTTTTGTCGAGCAAGTGTTATTAGATTGGCTGGGGGGATAAAGCTGGGCTTGGAACTTAGCTTTGATAGATTCTCTTCCTTTAGCCGCAAAAGGACCGAGTCAATGGCTGGCTTTACTGGATCAAAGCCAAGCAAGCGGTTGGTGTCTATGCGGGTTCGAAGGTACTGAAGGTACTCCGAAGGATCTTCGACAGTCACATCATATACATTTTCAGATAATGCAACAGAATACACAGAGTCAAAGAGAAGTTGTCCATACCCTTGACCCTGGTATTGGGGCAATACTAAGATCTGACTAGGGAGAAAATGAGATGAATCAGCAAAAATATCCACAGCTAAATTGACAAGAACCATAAAGAATCACACCTGGCCAATTCGGAATCGGATGCTGTCAGGGTAATGGAAGAAACGATAAACAGTGGCAAAACCAAGCACATTGGTAACAATAGATATCCCT
Coding sequences:
- the LOC122047799 gene encoding probable histone acetyltransferase type B catalytic subunit; its protein translation is MPLKHKGSDSSAEPKKRKRVGFAEIDPGVEPEECIKIFLVKNKDEVGATDSLCIKPIDLNQFFNVDEKIYGYKNLKVNVWLNLVSFHAYAEVTFENKSDRGKGITDLNPALRDIFGESLIAKEQFLQSFSTNRDYISSVIADGAGVTCNSLLNDADGSVIEVVQMKLHSPAVGLLYSRLFPLVLMLVDGGSAIKVTDPNWDIFLAVKKVQDPSGISIVTNVLGFATVYRFFHYPDSIRFRIGQILVLPQYQGQGYGQLLFDSVYSVALSENVYDVTVEDPSEYLQYLRTRIDTNRLLGFDPVKPAIDSVLLRLKEENLSKLSSKPSFIPPANLITLARQKLKINKKMFLACWEVLIYLSLDSGSKCMENFRACFSDHVKGIMVDKESTGGRKELIQVPNQYDPAFSFVVTWSPNSGELNNMNGDTNDQSAQEEQLTHLVAMRMEAIVKIATKILSLQKPR
- the LOC122047797 gene encoding putative leucine-rich repeat receptor-like protein kinase At2g19210 — encoded protein: MTVAWCCLLVGFAAIAVVQVHCQLPDTQGFISIDCGIEEGSTYSDPITNLTYVSDGSYIDTGVNANISREHVTEQQARSFLNVRSFPNSSRNCYDITGITIGSKYLLRAMFMYGNYDGRNSRSISFDLYLGVNLWKTINLTDPATTFWTEALAVALDDAFSVCLVNTGKGTPFVSAMDVRPLSDGIYPEVNATRTMVVFERLNMGPTSGIIRYPDDKYDRLWDSYINIPLWTEISTNSTVNNLAIDFFEAPSVVMQTAVTPANSSNLYYSWKLDPGDLSEVLAVLYFSEFLTLTGNMSRQFYIYLNDFLWYNQPFDTPLLLKNYVYGLNPIVGYQQYNMTLQALSNSTLPPILNAMEILTRMGDSNVATNSEDVDAILTIKELYQIKRNWRGDPCSPRGFAWDGINCTFSLSDPPRITSINVSSSGLTGTINTAFARFGEIQYLDLSNNNITGTIPGFLGRLSSLKLLDLTNNNLTGSIPSELLAEAQNELLTLRFEGNPYLCSDGSSCQLIASSTKRKISTPVIVTLCVLPLLMLVLVVFLVWRYRKKKGYGIGNPVNQQKRPIFNEIQKHQEVQSSPLQFENRQFTYLELKDITNNFNRVLGEGGFGTVYYGCLKDGLEVAVKMRSEAAPQGPMEFLSEAQFLLRVHHRNLVSMVGYCKDGNYMGLVYEYMAQGTVRDHLKGRTQNMTSLSWQQRLQIAVESAQGLEYLHTACKPPIIHRDVKTANILLSERFEAKISDFGISKTLSEADTHILTIVMGTAGYLDPEYHVTSQLSSKSDVYSFGVVILELVTGQAPIVTSADKAHISVWVRQRLTRGNVEDVVDPRLHNEYDVNSVWKCIDTALGCLARAPQARPTMGNVVAQLKSSLELENLRIKNGNSVASSQSMFTSSY